A genomic window from Periweissella cryptocerci includes:
- a CDS encoding class C sortase, with translation MNRKKIIQRQRKKKPPKLVDRLITNLIGIIGTLALLYPLVSNFYSAWTEDLAVNRYSQVVKQATKAQKFKATRYISAYNDSLHGEQSALERQVITTDPFTEAEHEKAKTKHTEQKRPAHKELTDNLIGDLVGTLNIPKINQKLPIYGGTSAYQLSQGVGLVEGTSIPYHGKGVHSVIAGHRGLVKAEVFRHLDALKFGDYFYISSNGEEFAYKVDDIRVVTPTEAADFKLDKHKNYVTLMTCTPYMINSHRLLVRGYQVPMNKVAKSWPNWLKPLLWVLGALALLMFLLWLLYRRKKQAPLEVIILYPHPFTRKYSDFYVK, from the coding sequence ATGAATAGAAAAAAAATAATTCAAAGGCAACGAAAGAAAAAGCCACCAAAACTAGTTGATCGGCTAATTACTAACTTGATTGGGATTATTGGTACATTGGCATTGCTATATCCATTGGTCTCTAATTTTTACTCGGCATGGACTGAGGACTTAGCCGTGAATCGCTATTCACAAGTTGTTAAACAAGCCACGAAAGCCCAAAAATTTAAAGCAACCCGTTACATTAGTGCTTACAACGATTCGCTCCATGGTGAACAGTCAGCCTTAGAACGGCAAGTGATTACGACAGATCCGTTTACGGAAGCTGAACATGAAAAAGCGAAAACGAAACATACTGAACAAAAAAGGCCAGCCCATAAAGAGCTAACGGATAACTTAATTGGTGATTTAGTTGGAACGTTAAATATTCCCAAAATTAATCAAAAGTTGCCAATTTATGGGGGAACATCGGCCTACCAGCTATCACAAGGGGTTGGTTTAGTTGAAGGTACGTCAATTCCATATCATGGAAAAGGCGTGCACTCAGTAATTGCGGGGCATCGTGGTTTGGTTAAGGCGGAAGTTTTTCGCCACTTAGACGCCTTAAAGTTCGGTGATTACTTTTATATCAGTAGTAACGGCGAGGAGTTTGCTTACAAAGTGGATGACATTCGGGTGGTGACACCAACCGAAGCGGCTGACTTTAAATTAGATAAGCACAAGAATTACGTGACGTTGATGACTTGTACGCCATACATGATTAATTCACACCGGCTCTTAGTACGGGGTTATCAAGTACCGATGAATAAGGTAGCGAAGAGTTGGCCAAATTGGTTGAAACCACTGTTATGGGTACTAGGAGCGCTTGCATTATTAATGTTCTTGCTATGGCTACTCTATCGACGGAAAAAACAAGCGCCACTAGAAGTTATCATACTATATCCGCATCCATTTACGCGGAAGTATAGTGACTTTTACGTAAAGTAA
- a CDS encoding SpaA isopeptide-forming pilin-related protein has product MEHSLKGKNKHRLFSLVLIVTLLFSSFANIWQTKVSAAEPLDKIKIEVTKTWYETMPTGDNLIDNKGKVQETNLGTPEQGAQFRLYRLGNKNDATVANHFTDEMYSDLVGLIEEYRFDAIKSGSYTIEANDYPNIKEKLKAALGNSDTKTIENTGSVTASEEFNTIINLLLQNYITADAVTRVSSTGTDSAGTGTHNTDAAGKINFSNISNNSRYVLLEIATTKTGKRQVATPMLLDLPIMVESTGEPLNITGNDTLHVYPKNEYPVGGSQFYKYDGTSLKQTTKTPIAGAKFLLYKMPAGATEKAWSELPNNQLDVTASRNTAANWPSFESGVTYKVSGVSDVTRVLATESNSTQAVPPTNGEFSSQADGKIAVANLPKGRYFWIEAEPADGGYSLNRYPICFEINNTNANGAGTHAALPNYGNGFETFTVPNSSPEVTKVFTNYVKPTFDKTLKVLGDANATLGSVTNDTLNMDNRGIQKFQYTLKATLPDPNLVFGDSQYLSFYDIFATKKLNTWDLTTNEGDLLNVNTDGVFKKTDFPTTGDHKKGLYYDSGQEMLPLTRITETTLNPRLVIKNQKGETMGYYSAAADTANDPLYKGKFLDGYADDQSQSGIAHLGWFDIRKDAPSSNGWEGVLPQNQPFEQGTPAGTQLLCTVNVPELETHLGGKEAVKDVYSIEFEFTATPEDGLFNKGIEIDNVGQFEWAGGTSEDTIIEREVNFKTGGQNFIKLDGSSKASEAGIDADHPYNELAGAEFQLRRHTWTGTAWKVDYLQAGNSAKEPYTVPTSTSNTVLNWTTDVKTDTGAATYYKDKKIANSGNNHPTVFKSDANGVIAVRGLAPAGLNTDPERNHDMYYDLVEIKTPNAETASAQQYRLKKEPINFAVVAQDLYKTNNAIKLGVSSAVDKNYAIVMGNVKGTNNSLIDVRNLRATPFPITGGIGSLFLILLGLLGVGYWYMRKRRMTLAEQEAE; this is encoded by the coding sequence ATGGAACATAGTTTGAAAGGAAAAAATAAACATAGATTATTTTCATTAGTGTTGATTGTTACACTATTGTTCAGTTCGTTTGCTAATATCTGGCAGACAAAGGTCAGTGCGGCGGAGCCTTTGGACAAAATAAAAATCGAAGTTACTAAAACATGGTATGAAACAATGCCAACAGGTGATAACTTGATTGATAACAAAGGTAAAGTACAGGAAACGAACTTGGGAACGCCGGAACAAGGAGCCCAATTTCGACTGTACCGTTTAGGGAATAAAAATGATGCAACCGTAGCAAATCACTTTACCGATGAAATGTACAGTGATCTAGTGGGATTAATTGAAGAGTATCGGTTTGATGCGATTAAGTCGGGAAGTTACACCATCGAAGCAAACGATTACCCGAATATCAAAGAAAAACTTAAGGCAGCTTTGGGTAACTCAGATACAAAAACCATTGAAAATACTGGTTCCGTAACTGCCAGTGAAGAATTTAATACTATAATCAATCTGCTGTTGCAAAACTATATAACAGCTGACGCTGTGACACGTGTTAGTTCTACAGGTACAGATAGTGCAGGTACAGGTACTCACAACACGGACGCTGCTGGTAAAATTAATTTTTCAAATATTTCAAACAACTCACGTTACGTCTTGCTTGAAATAGCAACTACCAAAACAGGGAAGCGGCAAGTTGCGACACCAATGTTACTTGATTTACCGATTATGGTTGAATCAACAGGTGAACCATTGAATATCACTGGTAATGATACGTTGCATGTGTATCCCAAAAATGAATATCCAGTAGGTGGTTCACAATTTTACAAGTATGATGGAACTTCATTAAAGCAAACAACAAAAACACCGATTGCCGGAGCTAAATTTTTGTTATACAAAATGCCAGCTGGGGCAACGGAAAAAGCATGGTCAGAATTACCAAACAACCAGTTGGATGTCACTGCAAGTAGGAACACAGCCGCTAATTGGCCGAGTTTTGAAAGCGGTGTAACATACAAGGTGAGTGGGGTATCGGATGTAACTCGTGTACTTGCAACGGAATCAAATAGCACGCAGGCGGTACCGCCAACTAATGGTGAATTTAGCAGTCAGGCTGATGGGAAGATTGCTGTTGCCAATTTACCTAAGGGACGCTACTTTTGGATTGAAGCAGAACCGGCAGACGGTGGCTATTCTTTAAATCGTTATCCAATTTGTTTTGAAATTAATAATACGAATGCTAATGGAGCTGGTACACATGCAGCATTGCCAAATTATGGCAATGGGTTTGAAACATTTACGGTACCCAACTCAAGTCCAGAAGTAACCAAAGTTTTTACCAACTATGTAAAGCCAACTTTTGACAAAACACTGAAGGTGTTAGGTGATGCTAATGCAACTTTGGGTAGTGTGACAAATGATACGCTTAATATGGATAATAGGGGAATTCAAAAATTTCAGTACACATTAAAGGCAACCCTACCTGATCCTAATCTTGTGTTTGGTGATAGTCAGTATTTGTCATTCTACGATATTTTTGCAACAAAAAAATTAAATACTTGGGATTTAACGACTAACGAAGGTGATTTATTAAATGTGAACACTGATGGTGTATTTAAAAAAACAGATTTCCCGACAACCGGAGACCACAAAAAGGGGCTCTATTACGATAGTGGGCAAGAAATGTTGCCGCTAACAAGAATTACGGAAACGACATTAAATCCGCGCTTAGTTATCAAAAACCAAAAAGGCGAAACTATGGGATACTATAGTGCAGCGGCAGACACTGCAAATGACCCACTTTATAAAGGGAAATTCTTGGATGGATATGCTGATGATCAGAGCCAGTCAGGAATTGCGCACCTTGGTTGGTTTGATATTCGTAAAGATGCACCATCAAGTAACGGATGGGAGGGTGTGTTACCACAGAATCAACCATTTGAACAAGGTACACCCGCAGGTACACAATTGTTATGTACGGTTAATGTTCCAGAATTAGAAACACATTTAGGTGGAAAGGAGGCAGTAAAGGATGTTTATTCAATCGAATTCGAATTCACTGCAACTCCAGAAGATGGCTTGTTTAACAAGGGTATTGAAATCGATAATGTCGGTCAGTTCGAATGGGCCGGTGGAACAAGTGAAGACACGATTATTGAACGTGAAGTTAACTTCAAAACAGGTGGTCAAAACTTCATTAAGTTAGATGGTTCGTCGAAGGCAAGCGAGGCTGGTATTGATGCGGATCATCCATATAATGAACTAGCAGGAGCAGAGTTCCAATTGCGTCGACATACTTGGACTGGTACGGCGTGGAAAGTTGACTACTTACAAGCCGGAAATAGTGCTAAAGAACCGTATACAGTACCCACTAGCACTAGTAACACAGTTTTGAATTGGACTACAGACGTAAAAACTGATACAGGTGCTGCTACGTACTACAAAGACAAAAAAATTGCTAACTCAGGTAATAACCACCCAACCGTCTTTAAATCAGATGCTAATGGGGTGATTGCAGTCCGTGGTTTGGCACCAGCAGGTCTCAATACAGATCCTGAAAGGAATCATGACATGTATTATGATTTGGTCGAAATTAAAACACCAAATGCTGAAACTGCTTCGGCACAACAGTATCGGTTGAAGAAAGAACCAATTAACTTTGCTGTTGTTGCCCAAGATTTATATAAAACTAATAATGCTATTAAATTAGGAGTATCATCAGCTGTTGATAAAAATTATGCGATTGTGATGGGTAACGTTAAGGGAACGAATAATAGCTTGATTGATGTTCGGAATTTACGAGCTACCCCATTCCCAATCACTGGTGGTATTGGTTCACTATTCTTGATTCTCCTTGGTCTTCTTGGCGTAGGTTACTGGTACATGCGTAAGCGTCGAATGACTTTAGCTGAACAAGAAGCAGAATAG
- a CDS encoding prealbumin-like fold domain-containing protein: MTNKRPHHHVRLWGLCLVLLSILSVAGLLKFSAFIHADESNTYQLRVHSELAGQVALVPLDKLDEAAEKRLLEPQAATNYYQAHQDIAQMVTVGPDNTGITTLAKGNYLLVPVSTMAKDRMLLPMIIDYDNIVKEQQLDAENQVDLYMKQSVVGSMQVTNLVIGTSTVLIGSQFRLVHYDPTKVDITKWTANELRESPSQLGVEYFDLTTDENGRIKVDTLPFGFYYLVQLSVDGKYDLRDTPMFFEISASAPTWGFDPAEKFYNYPHPQLTKTADRESFEFSYSRPFDKVPAQYRMPWTVTAELHAKIDEFQNLKLVDNLGKHWNLAPDSLKVIGKTATGQKITLQAGVDYQMTTTVNGKNEHELALELVKNGVATSQKIADVVSLQLDYTTITDNLPTDSNRVWYHDAKVFDNHIDMYYSNLADPLHTLSADAHVWVGGYHIQVVTTKKNLAKSDVIANPKHKQNPITLKGTEQYGLSQTKPVKYYPLDGAKYRVYRERARTKEYLHYNDQGTLESRTTLQWRTQPIEATVLTAGDGWLTVNEAANDKTGKFVLTGMQKGQYYLEEITPPKGGYRPLKQIVPFEIHEATWPASFDAPIVIRYDLSKAASVYYPETGGEDVKHPKKVSKPGKKNIIQERLDNFFPKTGGIAIQLIAFVGGIILIILAFLLGKRQRKDKATD, translated from the coding sequence ATGACAAATAAAAGACCACATCACCATGTCCGTCTTTGGGGACTTTGCTTGGTTTTATTGAGTATTTTAAGTGTGGCGGGGTTGCTGAAGTTTTCGGCTTTTATTCACGCGGATGAGTCGAATACGTATCAGCTCCGGGTGCATAGCGAGTTAGCTGGGCAAGTGGCGCTGGTGCCATTGGACAAGCTGGATGAAGCGGCGGAAAAACGTCTGCTTGAGCCACAAGCAGCGACTAACTACTACCAAGCGCATCAAGATATTGCCCAGATGGTCACAGTTGGCCCAGATAATACGGGGATAACAACTTTAGCTAAAGGCAATTACTTGCTTGTGCCTGTGAGCACGATGGCAAAAGACCGGATGCTCTTACCGATGATTATTGATTACGATAACATCGTCAAAGAGCAACAACTTGATGCTGAAAATCAGGTTGATTTGTACATGAAACAGTCTGTTGTTGGCTCAATGCAAGTTACTAATTTAGTGATTGGCACGAGTACCGTGTTGATTGGTTCGCAGTTTCGTTTGGTCCACTATGACCCGACTAAAGTGGATATTACAAAGTGGACGGCAAATGAGTTGCGTGAATCACCAAGCCAATTGGGGGTGGAATACTTTGATTTAACAACGGACGAAAATGGGCGGATTAAGGTTGATACCTTGCCATTTGGGTTTTATTACCTGGTACAACTGAGTGTGGATGGTAAGTATGACTTACGTGACACACCGATGTTTTTTGAAATTTCAGCAAGTGCGCCAACTTGGGGCTTTGATCCCGCCGAAAAATTCTACAACTATCCTCATCCACAGTTAACTAAAACGGCTGACCGGGAAAGTTTTGAGTTCTCATATTCACGGCCGTTTGATAAAGTGCCAGCGCAATATCGGATGCCGTGGACGGTGACAGCTGAGCTCCACGCCAAAATTGATGAATTCCAGAATTTGAAGTTAGTTGATAATCTCGGCAAACATTGGAACTTAGCACCGGATTCACTTAAGGTTATTGGTAAAACAGCTACTGGACAAAAAATTACACTACAAGCTGGCGTGGATTATCAAATGACGACAACCGTGAACGGCAAAAACGAGCATGAGTTAGCGTTGGAATTGGTTAAAAACGGCGTGGCAACCAGTCAGAAGATAGCTGATGTGGTTAGTTTGCAACTTGATTACACGACGATTACTGACAATTTACCAACTGACAGTAATCGCGTGTGGTACCACGATGCCAAGGTTTTTGATAACCATATTGACATGTACTATAGCAATTTGGCGGATCCGTTGCATACTTTATCAGCTGATGCGCATGTGTGGGTTGGTGGATACCATATTCAAGTGGTCACAACTAAGAAAAATTTAGCTAAGAGTGACGTCATTGCCAATCCAAAACATAAGCAAAATCCTATTACGTTAAAAGGCACCGAACAGTATGGCCTTTCGCAGACAAAACCGGTGAAATACTACCCACTTGATGGAGCCAAGTATCGGGTGTACCGCGAACGTGCTAGGACTAAAGAATACCTCCATTACAATGATCAAGGTACTTTGGAAAGCCGAACAACCTTACAATGGCGGACGCAGCCAATTGAAGCAACGGTCTTGACGGCTGGTGACGGCTGGTTAACAGTTAACGAAGCTGCTAATGATAAGACCGGTAAGTTCGTGTTGACGGGGATGCAAAAGGGCCAGTATTATTTGGAAGAAATTACGCCGCCAAAAGGTGGTTATCGACCTTTGAAGCAAATTGTGCCGTTTGAAATTCATGAAGCGACATGGCCAGCTTCGTTTGACGCACCAATTGTCATTCGTTACGACCTTAGTAAAGCAGCGAGTGTTTACTATCCTGAGACTGGTGGTGAAGATGTAAAGCATCCTAAAAAAGTTAGTAAACCAGGAAAGAAAAATATCATCCAAGAAAGATTAGATAATTTCTTTCCAAAAACGGGTGGAATAGCCATCCAATTGATTGCTTTTGTTGGGGGCATTATCTTGATTATATTGGCATTCTTACTTGGGAAACGCCAACGAAAAGATAAAGCCACTGATTAA
- the brnQ gene encoding branched-chain amino acid transport system II carrier protein has translation MNNRSSLSWKQYALIASTVFGLFFGAGNLIFPVSLGQQAANNIFSTGAGFLSTAILLPLLGIVAIAATRARGVYDLAKPVGHKYATFLMVALFVLIGPAYAMPRLATVPYTIAFEQYVKPSHSALFLFIFSLLFFGLTYILSVNENKISDVIGKYLNPLFLVLVIILLGFIIFKPMGSTAGFNAVAPYNTAPFTNGFLQGYGTMDALASLEFGILAVTFVANLGVKEPKKNAITTFKAGLFGILGMGIIYAGLMYAGATSLNHFPIGANGGVVLAQIAEYYFGPFGSAIFAAIAGLACITTAIGLASAFGVAFHERWPRFSYRTYVAVPVFLSFLLANVGLTELIKISVPFLFFVYPLAITLIILSLTRPLFHGARPVYVWVTSLTLISSVLDAAAGFKDLIKAQWLHDLVDWAIKYVPLYKYQLDFIVPALIGLVIGLIIYMANRQKYIAAYKPTLNND, from the coding sequence ATGAACAACAGATCATCACTTAGTTGGAAACAGTATGCGTTAATTGCTTCAACTGTTTTTGGCTTGTTCTTTGGCGCCGGAAATTTGATTTTTCCAGTGAGCCTTGGACAACAAGCAGCAAATAATATTTTTAGTACTGGGGCCGGTTTCTTATCAACCGCGATTTTATTACCGCTTCTAGGGATTGTGGCGATTGCGGCAACCCGGGCGCGTGGGGTTTACGACTTGGCTAAACCAGTCGGACATAAGTATGCGACCTTCCTAATGGTAGCGTTGTTCGTGCTGATTGGACCAGCTTATGCAATGCCCCGGTTGGCTACCGTACCTTACACGATTGCTTTTGAACAATACGTGAAGCCTAGCCACAGCGCGTTGTTCTTATTCATTTTCTCATTGCTGTTCTTTGGCTTAACGTATATTCTGTCAGTTAATGAAAATAAAATCTCAGATGTTATTGGTAAGTACCTGAACCCATTGTTCTTAGTATTAGTTATTATTTTACTTGGTTTCATCATTTTTAAGCCAATGGGTAGTACCGCGGGATTTAATGCAGTTGCGCCATATAATACCGCACCATTTACGAATGGATTCTTGCAAGGTTATGGGACGATGGATGCCTTGGCTTCATTGGAATTTGGGATTTTGGCAGTGACGTTTGTGGCTAACTTGGGTGTTAAAGAACCTAAAAAGAATGCCATCACAACGTTTAAAGCTGGTTTGTTTGGGATTTTGGGCATGGGAATCATTTATGCCGGTTTGATGTATGCCGGTGCGACATCATTGAATCACTTCCCAATCGGTGCCAATGGGGGTGTTGTCCTTGCACAAATCGCCGAATATTACTTCGGTCCCTTTGGTTCAGCGATCTTTGCGGCAATCGCGGGCTTAGCATGTATTACCACCGCAATCGGGTTGGCTTCGGCCTTTGGGGTCGCCTTCCACGAGCGTTGGCCACGTTTCAGCTACCGGACTTACGTTGCCGTACCGGTTTTCTTAAGTTTCTTGTTAGCTAACGTTGGTTTAACGGAATTGATCAAGATTTCTGTGCCATTCCTGTTCTTTGTTTACCCATTGGCAATCACGCTGATTATCTTGTCATTGACACGTCCCTTGTTCCACGGGGCCCGGCCAGTGTACGTCTGGGTGACAAGCTTGACTCTAATCTCGTCAGTTCTCGATGCAGCCGCCGGGTTTAAAGACTTGATTAAAGCGCAATGGCTACATGACCTAGTGGACTGGGCGATTAAGTACGTGCCGTTATACAAGTACCAATTAGACTTTATTGTGCCAGCCTTGATTGGCTTGGTAATTGGTTTGATTATTTACATGGCTAACCGACAAAAGTACATCGCTGCTTACAAACCAACATTGAATAACGATTAA
- a CDS encoding phosphate/phosphite/phosphonate ABC transporter substrate-binding protein, producing the protein MRYFKHGLILVMSLVVVILLAACGKPAAPKPQKGDLKDLTVQFVPSSNAATIATKVKPLEKLLVKRLGIPVHVSVSTDYNSIVEAMGQKQVDMGFLPPAPYTIAHQKYGANVILQAQRYGVQEPTGEPTDKLTDSYAAEVLVRKDSGVNTIEDLKGKRIAVQEPTSDAGYIFPMVELAKKGIKPSDYTTVPVKGHDLGVLAVENKDTDAAFVFNDARDIVKGDVPTIFNDTKILYMTTPIPNDTIALRAGINKRWQKKISDAMQAIAKTKQGHDIMSTVYSWEGVTPAKDANYDIVRQYEAEVGMLK; encoded by the coding sequence ATGCGTTATTTTAAACATGGGTTAATACTGGTTATGTCCTTAGTGGTCGTTATTTTACTGGCCGCATGCGGTAAACCGGCAGCGCCTAAGCCGCAAAAGGGCGATTTGAAAGACTTAACCGTACAATTCGTACCTTCTTCAAATGCCGCCACGATTGCCACAAAAGTGAAGCCACTGGAAAAATTACTGGTAAAACGCCTGGGTATTCCAGTACATGTTTCTGTTTCGACCGATTACAATTCAATTGTTGAAGCGATGGGGCAAAAGCAGGTTGATATGGGGTTTTTACCGCCAGCACCGTACACGATTGCCCACCAAAAGTATGGGGCGAACGTAATTCTGCAAGCACAACGTTACGGGGTACAAGAACCCACGGGGGAACCAACTGATAAGCTGACGGATAGTTATGCGGCGGAAGTATTAGTCCGGAAAGATTCCGGTGTCAACACGATTGAAGATTTGAAAGGCAAACGCATTGCTGTTCAAGAACCGACATCGGATGCCGGCTACATTTTTCCCATGGTTGAACTTGCCAAGAAGGGGATTAAGCCCAGCGATTATACAACTGTCCCGGTAAAAGGACATGATTTAGGCGTGCTCGCTGTTGAAAACAAGGACACTGACGCGGCGTTTGTTTTCAATGATGCACGTGATATCGTAAAAGGCGACGTGCCAACAATCTTTAACGATACGAAAATTCTTTATATGACGACCCCTATTCCAAATGACACAATTGCCCTGCGAGCAGGAATCAACAAGCGTTGGCAGAAGAAGATTTCAGACGCTATGCAGGCGATTGCCAAGACTAAGCAAGGGCATGATATTATGTCGACGGTGTACTCATGGGAAGGCGTCACACCGGCTAAGGATGCAAATTATGACATCGTGCGCCAGTATGAAGCTGAAGTTGGTATGTTGAAATAA